The following proteins are encoded in a genomic region of Variovorax paradoxus:
- a CDS encoding ShlB/FhaC/HecB family hemolysin secretion/activation protein, protein MGATLLVAAQRIHAAEADTNTLLPTKDPCGTCDRPLAQATGTVAPQNLPAAPQPPAASFRLNDLRLNGVKALSNEELQDITAPYIGRNVTLGDLESLAQAITARYKERGYFLAQAVVPVQTVRDGVVEISVIEGRLGKVDVTVAPDAPISEARVRGFLAPLQPGEAVNAPAYERAMLLLSDQPGIRVSSGLQEGTQSGTTDLSVEVAAGPRWAFTAEADNHGTKESGRFRIGGTTRYLSPFGIGDNLDMRLMVSNNNALQFGRVAYEAPIGTSGLRAGVGLARVNYELGGEFAELGAQGRADVLDFSLNYPLIRQRQQNLFLRLGAEVKNLTDEMNAVDFTSKKRVHGLGLGWAWERRDEVFGGGYWASSGTLYHGDLSINDAQSRAFDQSIAGHRTEGGYTKLSFQLSRLQAIAANHSLYVALGGQWASKNLDASEKLSLGGARAVRAYPSGELLVDEGAIGTVEWRWSVNSELTPFAFYDAARGKIVRDPSPFDTGANRHSLRGFGIGISWARPGNFAINATLAWRDGTRPAQTDGGGRNPRLYVQVQKVF, encoded by the coding sequence ATGGGTGCCACGTTGCTTGTAGCAGCCCAGCGAATCCACGCAGCAGAGGCAGACACCAACACGCTGCTTCCCACCAAAGACCCCTGCGGCACCTGCGACCGGCCGCTCGCCCAGGCCACTGGCACCGTTGCGCCGCAGAACCTGCCCGCCGCGCCCCAACCACCCGCCGCTTCGTTCAGGCTCAACGACCTGCGCCTGAACGGCGTCAAGGCGCTGAGCAACGAAGAACTGCAGGACATCACCGCACCCTACATCGGGCGCAATGTGACGCTCGGCGACCTCGAAAGCCTGGCGCAGGCCATCACCGCGCGCTACAAGGAGCGCGGCTACTTTCTCGCGCAGGCCGTGGTGCCCGTGCAGACCGTGCGCGACGGCGTCGTGGAAATCAGCGTCATCGAAGGCCGGCTCGGCAAGGTCGATGTGACGGTCGCGCCCGATGCGCCCATCAGCGAAGCGCGCGTGCGCGGCTTTCTTGCGCCCCTGCAGCCCGGAGAAGCCGTGAACGCGCCGGCCTACGAGCGCGCGATGCTGCTGCTGTCGGACCAGCCGGGCATCCGCGTCTCGTCGGGGCTGCAGGAAGGCACGCAGAGCGGCACCACCGACCTGTCGGTCGAAGTCGCCGCGGGGCCGCGCTGGGCCTTCACGGCCGAGGCCGACAACCATGGCACCAAGGAATCGGGGCGCTTTCGCATCGGCGGCACGACGCGCTATCTCAGCCCGTTCGGCATCGGCGACAACCTCGACATGCGGCTGATGGTTTCCAACAACAACGCGCTGCAGTTCGGCCGCGTGGCCTACGAGGCGCCGATCGGAACCAGCGGCCTGCGCGCCGGCGTGGGACTCGCGCGCGTCAACTACGAGCTTGGCGGCGAGTTCGCCGAACTCGGGGCGCAAGGCCGGGCCGACGTGCTCGATTTCTCGCTCAACTACCCGTTGATCCGCCAGCGCCAGCAGAACCTCTTCCTGCGCCTGGGTGCCGAGGTGAAGAACCTGACCGACGAGATGAATGCGGTCGATTTCACCTCGAAGAAGCGCGTGCATGGCCTTGGCCTCGGCTGGGCCTGGGAGCGGCGCGACGAGGTGTTCGGCGGCGGCTACTGGGCCAGCTCGGGCACGCTCTACCACGGCGACCTTTCGATCAACGACGCGCAGAGCCGGGCGTTCGACCAGAGCATCGCGGGCCACCGCACCGAGGGCGGCTACACCAAGCTGAGCTTCCAGCTCTCGCGGCTGCAGGCCATCGCGGCGAACCATTCGCTCTATGTGGCGCTCGGCGGCCAATGGGCCAGCAAGAACCTCGATGCGTCCGAGAAGCTCTCGCTCGGCGGTGCGCGCGCGGTGCGCGCCTACCCGTCCGGCGAACTGCTGGTGGACGAGGGCGCGATCGGCACCGTCGAATGGCGCTGGTCCGTCAACTCGGAGCTCACGCCCTTCGCGTTCTATGACGCCGCGCGCGGAAAGATCGTGCGCGACCCCTCGCCGTTCGACACCGGTGCCAACCGCCACAGCCTGCGCGGCTTCGGCATCGGCATTTCGTGGGCGCGGCCCGGCAACTTTGCGATCAACGCGACGCTCGCCTGGCGCGACGGCACCCGGCCGGCGCAGACCGATGGCGGCGGCCGCAACCCGCGCTTGTACGTGCAGGTGCAAAAGGTGTTCTGA
- a CDS encoding transglutaminase-like domain-containing protein, with amino-acid sequence MQIEIGFDIELAVTAPTALIYMLQVHPSRAADLQNGEHITISPPLHTDYYLDSFDNHCARVRIPAGVTSVRLRNHAVVFDPGWSDPVDYSAMEHAAADLPVSTLPFVLPSRYCEVDSELLQFAWNNFSRVTPGWHRVQAICDFVHEHLRFDYQSARATRTALEGFRERTGVCRDFAHLAITLCRCMNIPARYATGYLGDIGIPPVPYPMDFSAWFEVYLGDRWHTFDARHNMPRIGRIVIARGRDAADVPITMVFGANSLQRFEVTTAEVLQ; translated from the coding sequence ATGCAGATAGAGATCGGTTTCGACATTGAACTCGCCGTCACGGCACCCACGGCACTGATCTACATGCTGCAAGTCCACCCGTCGCGCGCAGCGGACCTGCAGAACGGCGAGCACATCACCATCAGCCCACCGCTGCACACCGACTACTACTTGGACAGCTTCGACAACCACTGCGCGCGGGTGCGGATACCCGCGGGCGTGACGAGCGTGCGGCTGCGCAACCATGCCGTGGTGTTCGACCCCGGCTGGTCCGACCCGGTGGACTACAGCGCCATGGAGCACGCGGCCGCCGACCTTCCGGTGTCGACGCTGCCGTTCGTGCTGCCGAGCCGCTATTGCGAGGTCGACAGCGAACTGCTGCAGTTCGCCTGGAACAACTTCTCCCGCGTGACGCCGGGCTGGCACCGCGTGCAGGCCATTTGCGATTTCGTGCACGAGCACCTGCGCTTCGACTACCAGAGCGCCCGCGCCACGCGCACGGCGCTCGAGGGCTTTCGCGAGCGCACGGGCGTGTGCCGGGACTTCGCGCACCTGGCCATCACGCTGTGCCGCTGCATGAACATTCCGGCGCGGTATGCCACCGGGTATCTGGGCGACATCGGCATTCCGCCCGTGCCTTACCCGATGGACTTCAGCGCCTGGTTCGAGGTGTACCTGGGCGACCGCTGGCACACTTTCGATGCGCGCCACAACATGCCACGCATCGGCCGCATCGTGATTGCACGCGGGCGCGACGCGGCCGACGTGCCGATCACCATGGTGTTCGGCGCCAATTCGCTCCAGCGCTTCGAAGTGACGACCGCCGAGGTGCTGCAGTAG
- a CDS encoding beta strand repeat-containing protein, whose protein sequence is MAMHNRSSRFQPRLQLRPVALALVCLGLAPALAQTLPTGLLPIAGGVTAATPNAATMNITQTTARAIAQWNTFSIGADATLNIAQPSTSSVLLNRLVGGAPASVIAGKMNANGHVYLINPAGVTFSKGSSVSVGGLIASTLSMSTSDEAFMGGATRLEFARPSGAFGSVENEGSIVVGNGGTAALIGSLVANRGSIVANGGTAAMASGETVTIDFAGDGLTTLRVTPGLYSGVANSGTMQANGGRVALIATTGFEVSNGVVNSRGVLRADSMASRNGEIILDSGLAPEGVRMTGGLVSAAGNGAGLTGGTIDITGRVIGLEPFVPPLSSVPPPPPPGSDDRGVLDASGSAGGGRIRLYANAVTEIGDTGAIAFGAGSIMRADATVSGNGGDVRLLAERSLRAFGSISARGGASGGNGGFIETSGGFAAPDDGLGGGFSLNGLRVDAAAPAGTAGTWLVDPFNVDIVPGAAAGTLPANPFEPIAASTIQDSDINDALNGGTSVRITTGAPGAGSPTDGDIRMFNGVRINYSAANGPLTFQLDAHRSVRGDANVVIESSGAGGPLNVVFNTDVNGGGAATGGGQVSYSGDIYTNGGNVVMNGAWSAAGAGPSVSLDGNVIDTRVGRTDAGAGGSVTIFGNTSGPSGGGFTEAAVSIDGVQIATSTGNVDITGIGANTSGVRLGSRFTVTGSPNRQTDISTTSGNITVRGVGNFTGNSNEIPGHGVVLNDAVLRSVDGNIAVRGLRQADTGEAGDGVLLRNGSRIVTTGTGSIELTGQTGGNGAGVRLGPAAPVPGVFPVVLAGVSVSSAGGNVVLRASNDGSTDALVIDGTVSAGNVVNLRPGGVAADGTAFDQVAIPITLGGTANTGFAVSADEFSRISAGNAIVAGSNAHAADIAVVGPLALASGLTLQNGGGGNINLGGAISTPRLGLLSAGNITQTAAAPITAGTLLARSTGGNVLLDQAANNVSANTLGGGAAGAFRYQDVDELRIGPVSVVGYDAAGNAPQVVSAGSMAADTVFVRTLSGDLQLGTAVSSTSGTDLVAAGRFQNVGGASLSGAPWRVWADTWVGETRGGVAGSGLLPNLYNCAYLGLCGVSASPGDNHFIYAQRPTATVVIGNAARPAGFDNPFFTWSITGLILGDRGAGFSGAVGSAANRSSPPGAYAINGSFTSAEGYLVNVVPGTLTVGGFPQIPKADVIRELPTTWLYDRNMGPPPICFATGPLEGDRASQGNDVLAREWSRVRSRPNLTSCVDSEKRNGCADF, encoded by the coding sequence ATGGCAATGCACAACCGTTCCTCACGATTCCAGCCGCGCCTGCAACTGCGTCCGGTCGCGCTCGCACTGGTGTGCCTGGGCCTGGCGCCCGCGCTGGCCCAGACCCTGCCTACCGGGTTGTTGCCCATTGCCGGAGGCGTGACCGCCGCGACGCCGAACGCCGCGACGATGAACATCACGCAGACCACGGCGCGGGCGATTGCCCAGTGGAATACCTTCTCGATCGGAGCGGACGCGACGCTCAATATCGCGCAGCCGAGCACGAGCAGCGTGCTGCTGAACCGCCTCGTGGGCGGCGCTCCGGCCTCGGTCATCGCGGGCAAGATGAATGCAAACGGCCACGTCTACCTGATCAACCCGGCCGGGGTGACGTTCTCCAAGGGCTCGTCGGTCAGCGTCGGCGGGTTGATCGCTTCGACGCTGAGTATGTCCACCAGCGACGAGGCCTTCATGGGCGGTGCGACCCGGCTCGAGTTCGCGCGGCCCAGCGGCGCCTTCGGCTCAGTGGAGAACGAGGGCAGCATTGTGGTCGGCAACGGCGGCACCGCCGCATTGATCGGTTCGCTGGTGGCCAATCGCGGCAGCATCGTTGCGAACGGCGGCACCGCCGCCATGGCTTCCGGCGAGACTGTCACGATCGACTTCGCGGGCGACGGACTGACCACGCTGCGCGTGACGCCGGGGCTCTACAGCGGCGTCGCGAACAGCGGCACCATGCAGGCCAACGGCGGGCGCGTGGCGCTGATCGCGACGACCGGGTTCGAGGTGTCGAACGGCGTGGTCAATTCACGCGGCGTGCTGCGGGCCGACTCGATGGCGTCGCGCAACGGCGAAATCATCCTCGACAGCGGCCTTGCACCCGAGGGCGTGCGCATGACCGGCGGGCTGGTCTCGGCGGCCGGCAACGGCGCCGGCCTCACGGGCGGCACGATCGACATCACGGGCCGCGTGATCGGGCTCGAGCCCTTCGTCCCCCCGCTTTCGTCCGTTCCACCACCGCCGCCGCCCGGGTCCGACGACCGCGGCGTTCTCGATGCGAGCGGCAGCGCGGGCGGCGGGCGCATCCGCCTTTATGCGAACGCGGTGACCGAAATCGGCGACACCGGCGCCATCGCTTTCGGTGCCGGTTCGATCATGCGCGCGGACGCCACCGTGTCCGGCAACGGCGGCGACGTTCGCCTGCTGGCCGAACGCAGCCTGCGTGCCTTCGGCAGCATCTCGGCGCGCGGCGGCGCGAGCGGCGGCAACGGCGGCTTCATCGAAACCTCCGGAGGCTTCGCCGCGCCCGACGACGGGCTCGGCGGCGGCTTCAGCCTCAACGGGCTGCGCGTGGACGCCGCCGCGCCCGCGGGCACCGCGGGCACCTGGCTCGTCGATCCGTTCAATGTCGACATCGTCCCCGGTGCCGCGGCCGGCACGCTGCCGGCCAACCCCTTCGAACCGATCGCTGCCAGCACGATCCAGGACAGCGACATCAACGATGCCCTCAACGGCGGCACCAGCGTGCGCATCACGACCGGCGCCCCGGGCGCGGGTTCGCCCACGGACGGCGACATCCGGATGTTCAACGGCGTGCGCATCAACTACAGCGCCGCCAACGGTCCGCTGACCTTCCAGCTCGATGCCCACCGCAGCGTGCGCGGCGACGCCAACGTGGTGATCGAGTCCTCGGGTGCCGGCGGGCCGCTCAACGTGGTGTTCAACACCGACGTCAACGGCGGCGGCGCCGCGACCGGCGGCGGACAGGTGAGCTACAGCGGCGACATCTACACCAACGGCGGCAATGTCGTGATGAACGGCGCCTGGTCGGCCGCAGGAGCGGGCCCGAGCGTGAGCCTCGACGGCAACGTCATCGACACGCGCGTCGGCCGCACCGATGCCGGTGCGGGCGGCTCCGTGACGATCTTCGGCAACACCAGCGGCCCTTCAGGCGGCGGCTTCACGGAAGCGGCGGTCAGCATCGACGGCGTGCAGATCGCGACCTCGACCGGCAATGTCGACATCACGGGCATCGGCGCGAACACCAGCGGCGTGCGGCTCGGCTCGCGCTTCACGGTCACGGGCTCGCCGAACCGGCAGACCGACATCTCGACCACCAGCGGCAACATCACGGTGCGCGGGGTCGGCAACTTCACCGGCAACAGCAACGAGATTCCGGGCCATGGCGTGGTGCTCAACGATGCGGTGCTGCGCTCGGTCGACGGCAACATCGCGGTGCGCGGCCTGCGCCAGGCCGACACAGGCGAAGCGGGCGACGGGGTGCTGCTGCGCAACGGCTCGCGGATTGTCACCACCGGCACCGGCAGCATCGAACTCACGGGCCAGACCGGGGGCAACGGCGCCGGCGTGCGCCTCGGGCCCGCGGCGCCCGTGCCGGGCGTGTTCCCTGTGGTGCTCGCGGGCGTTTCCGTGTCCTCGGCCGGCGGCAACGTCGTGCTGCGCGCCAGCAACGACGGCAGCACCGACGCGCTGGTCATCGACGGCACCGTGAGCGCGGGCAACGTCGTCAACCTGCGTCCCGGCGGCGTGGCTGCGGACGGCACGGCCTTCGACCAGGTCGCGATACCGATCACGCTCGGCGGCACCGCGAACACGGGCTTCGCGGTGTCGGCCGACGAGTTCTCGCGCATCTCGGCGGGCAACGCGATCGTGGCCGGCAGCAATGCGCATGCGGCCGACATTGCCGTCGTCGGGCCGCTCGCGCTGGCTTCGGGGCTCACGCTGCAGAACGGAGGCGGCGGCAACATCAACCTGGGCGGCGCGATCTCGACCCCGCGGCTCGGCCTGCTCAGCGCGGGCAACATCACGCAGACCGCGGCCGCGCCGATCACGGCCGGCACGCTGCTGGCCCGTTCCACCGGCGGCAATGTGCTGCTCGACCAGGCGGCCAACAACGTGAGCGCGAACACGCTCGGCGGCGGCGCTGCCGGCGCGTTCCGCTACCAGGACGTGGACGAGCTGCGCATCGGCCCCGTGTCGGTCGTCGGCTACGACGCGGCCGGCAACGCGCCGCAGGTGGTGTCCGCCGGCTCGATGGCCGCGGACACGGTGTTCGTGCGCACGCTGAGCGGCGACCTGCAACTGGGCACCGCGGTGAGCAGCACTTCCGGCACCGACCTGGTGGCCGCGGGGCGGTTCCAGAACGTCGGTGGTGCCAGCCTGAGCGGCGCGCCGTGGCGCGTGTGGGCCGACACCTGGGTCGGCGAAACGCGCGGCGGCGTGGCCGGCTCGGGCCTGTTGCCGAACCTCTACAACTGCGCCTACCTGGGCCTGTGCGGCGTGAGCGCGTCGCCGGGCGACAACCACTTCATCTATGCACAGCGGCCGACCGCGACGGTCGTGATCGGCAATGCCGCGCGGCCCGCGGGCTTCGACAACCCGTTCTTCACCTGGAGCATCACGGGCCTGATCCTCGGCGACCGCGGCGCCGGCTTCAGTGGTGCGGTGGGTAGCGCGGCCAACCGGTCGAGCCCGCCCGGCGCCTACGCGATCAACGGCAGCTTCACCTCGGCCGAGGGCTATCTGGTCAACGTGGTGCCGGGAACGCTCACGGTGGGCGGCTTTCCGCAGATTCCGAAGGCCGATGTGATCCGCGAACTGCCGACCACCTGGCTCTACGACCGCAACATGGGGCCGCCGCCGATCTGCTTTGCGACCGGGCCGCTCGAAGGCGACCGCGCCTCGCAGGGCAACGACGTGCTGGCACGCGAATGGTCGCGCGTGCGCTCGCGGCCGAATCTCACGAGTTGCGTCGACAGCGAGAAGCGCAACGGCTGCGCCGACTTCTAG
- the ligD gene encoding non-homologous end-joining DNA ligase yields the protein MNGRTGVPKAPRITHAERLIDAASGVTKGDLAAYYATVAPLILPHLKGRPVALVRAPEGVGGELFFQKHAQHSDIAGIKLLDPALDPGHDPLLQIDTAQALVGAAQYNTIELHTWNATSRAIGKPDRMTFDLDPGEGVDWQQIQEAALLVHVLLDELGLPSFLKTSGGKGLHVVVPLRRQLGWDEVRGFSRAIVDHLARIVPDRFVAKSGPRNRVGKIFADYLRNGFGATTASAWSARARPGMGVSVPLAWGELPDLGSAAHWTVANIADRVSVGNTPWDAMEASRTGLRGAMEMLGYLPS from the coding sequence ATGAACGGCCGAACGGGGGTTCCGAAGGCACCGCGCATCACCCATGCGGAGCGCCTGATCGATGCCGCCAGCGGCGTCACCAAGGGCGATCTCGCGGCCTACTACGCCACCGTGGCGCCGCTGATCCTGCCGCACCTCAAGGGCCGGCCCGTGGCGCTGGTGCGCGCGCCGGAAGGCGTGGGCGGCGAGCTGTTCTTCCAGAAGCACGCGCAGCACAGCGACATCGCCGGCATCAAGCTGCTCGACCCGGCCCTGGACCCGGGGCACGATCCGCTGCTGCAGATCGACACCGCCCAGGCGCTGGTTGGCGCAGCGCAGTACAACACCATCGAGCTGCACACCTGGAACGCCACCTCGCGCGCCATCGGCAAGCCCGACCGCATGACCTTCGACCTCGACCCCGGCGAGGGCGTCGATTGGCAGCAGATCCAGGAAGCGGCGCTGCTGGTGCATGTGCTGCTCGACGAACTCGGCCTGCCGTCGTTCCTGAAGACCAGCGGCGGCAAGGGCCTGCACGTGGTGGTGCCGCTTCGGCGCCAGCTCGGCTGGGACGAGGTGCGGGGCTTTTCGCGGGCCATCGTCGACCACCTCGCGCGCATCGTTCCGGATCGTTTCGTGGCCAAGAGCGGGCCGCGCAACCGCGTGGGCAAGATCTTCGCGGACTACCTGCGCAACGGTTTCGGCGCCACCACGGCCAGTGCCTGGTCGGCGCGCGCCCGCCCGGGCATGGGCGTTTCGGTGCCGCTGGCGTGGGGGGAATTGCCGGATCTGGGCAGCGCCGCCCACTGGACGGTGGCCAACATTGCCGACCGCGTCAGCGTAGGCAACACGCCGTGGGACGCCATGGAGGCCAGTCGCACCGGTCTTCGCGGCGCGATGGAGATGCTGGGCTATCTGCCTTCGTGA
- a CDS encoding CHAT domain-containing protein, producing MAARGSTSARANTVDLATLQGTLAPDERVVQFHALPDRLLVWVVSPAGIEARTVAVRREELTELVEVFRNSIVRGRRAAIANADKLGAALLGPLALAPGQRLIVVPHGPLHYLPFQALRLNGRYVIESHPVAVAPSISIAVQLAQRTPRVSASLTAFGNPRIEDKYDLPGAEVEVKQLAQLFPRNAVYMGTAATKTQFRDVAARSPLMHVAAHAEADAVDPLYSRILLANEGGKQNFLEAHEILGLPMDGTALVTLSACESGLGRIAQGDEVLGFTRSFLSAGSSSLIASLWPVSDDATAVLMGTLYGELAKGRDIQKAMQAGQLAVLKDPKMSHPFFWAPFNLIGNWRLTVGS from the coding sequence GTGGCCGCGCGAGGATCAACGAGCGCGCGGGCGAACACCGTCGACCTCGCCACGCTGCAAGGCACGCTGGCGCCCGACGAGCGCGTGGTGCAGTTCCATGCGCTGCCCGACCGGCTGCTGGTGTGGGTCGTGAGCCCGGCCGGCATCGAAGCCAGGACCGTGGCCGTGCGCCGCGAAGAGCTCACCGAGCTGGTCGAGGTGTTCCGCAACTCCATCGTGCGCGGCCGCCGCGCGGCCATTGCCAATGCCGACAAGCTGGGCGCGGCCCTGCTCGGTCCGCTGGCGCTGGCGCCCGGACAGCGGCTGATCGTCGTGCCCCACGGCCCGCTGCACTACCTGCCGTTCCAGGCGCTGCGCCTCAACGGGCGCTACGTGATCGAGTCGCATCCGGTGGCGGTCGCGCCTTCGATCAGCATTGCCGTGCAGCTGGCGCAGCGCACGCCACGCGTGAGCGCATCGCTCACCGCGTTCGGCAATCCGCGCATCGAGGACAAGTACGACCTGCCGGGCGCCGAAGTCGAGGTGAAGCAGCTCGCGCAACTGTTTCCGCGCAACGCCGTCTACATGGGCACGGCGGCCACCAAGACGCAGTTCCGCGACGTGGCCGCGCGCTCGCCGCTGATGCATGTGGCGGCGCATGCCGAGGCCGACGCGGTCGATCCGCTGTACTCGCGCATCCTGCTGGCCAATGAAGGCGGCAAGCAGAACTTTCTGGAGGCGCACGAGATCCTCGGCCTGCCGATGGACGGCACGGCACTCGTCACGCTCTCGGCCTGCGAGTCGGGGCTCGGGCGCATCGCGCAGGGCGACGAAGTGCTGGGTTTCACGCGCTCCTTTCTTTCCGCCGGCAGCTCCAGCCTGATTGCGTCGCTGTGGCCCGTATCAGACGACGCAACCGCCGTGCTCATGGGCACGCTGTACGGCGAGCTCGCCAAGGGCCGCGATATCCAGAAGGCCATGCAGGCCGGACAGCTGGCCGTGCTGAAGGACCCCAAGATGTCCCACCCCTTCTTCTGGGCGCCGTTCAACCTGATCGGCAACTGGCGCCTTACGGTGGGGAGCTGA
- the katE gene encoding catalase HPII, with amino-acid sequence MTPQNKAAAGRRSKAADGGNAKQQQLEGFATDHAPNLTTNQGLQIPDNHNSLKAGLRGPTLLEDFILREKITHFDHERIPERAVHARGSAAHGFFQVYKSMSQFTSADFLQDPDAKTPVFVRFSTVAGSRGSADTVRDVRGFAVKFYTREGNYDLVGNNIPVFFIQDAMKFPDLIHAVKPEPHHEMPQAASAHDTFWDFASLMPESTHMLMWAMSDRAIPRSFRMMEGFGVHTFRFVNHRGESHFVKFHWKPKLGIHGLAWDEAQKIAGKDPDFHRRDLWESIEHGDFPEWELGVQLIAQDKANSLGFDLLDPTKLIPEEMVPVQRIGRLVLNRNPDNFFAETEQVAFHPGHVVPGIDFSNDPLLQGRLFSYTDTQISRLGGANFHELPINKSVCPFHNFQRDGMHRQTIARGQVAYEPNSLGDGKEFRVDGGSVGFQSYPDELESPKVRRRSPSFDDHFTQARLFFNSQSAAEKEHIVAGFRFELSKVDVPAIRQRMVDNLAHVDEKLARRVAEPLGIGAPDAKAAAGRAGYREHRMTLPIEESPALSMADTGDGSIRTRKIAILVADGIDSASLKPIRDALEQAGGRCKVVGPRLGTIASASKRQIDIDMTFTNAPSVMFDAVLVPGGSLGAAALAGTGDAVHFVLEAYKHCKAICTVGEGAQLLSKLGIAADAQPGDLPPGVVVAATPVTNLGDTTAATQIAQDFIAAIAKHRHWERTDIDSVPA; translated from the coding sequence ATGACGCCACAGAACAAGGCCGCCGCCGGACGCCGGTCGAAGGCCGCGGACGGCGGCAATGCCAAGCAGCAGCAACTCGAAGGCTTCGCGACCGATCATGCGCCCAATCTGACGACCAACCAGGGTCTGCAGATTCCCGACAACCACAACTCGCTCAAGGCGGGCCTGCGCGGGCCTACGCTGCTCGAAGACTTCATCCTGCGCGAGAAGATCACGCACTTCGACCACGAGCGCATTCCCGAGCGTGCGGTGCACGCCCGCGGTTCGGCGGCGCACGGCTTCTTCCAGGTCTACAAGTCGATGTCGCAGTTCACCTCGGCCGACTTCCTGCAGGACCCGGACGCGAAGACGCCCGTTTTCGTGCGTTTCTCCACCGTGGCCGGCTCGCGCGGCTCGGCCGATACGGTGCGCGACGTGCGCGGCTTTGCCGTCAAGTTCTACACGCGCGAGGGCAACTACGACCTCGTGGGCAACAACATTCCGGTGTTCTTCATCCAGGACGCGATGAAGTTCCCCGACCTCATTCATGCCGTGAAGCCCGAGCCGCACCACGAGATGCCGCAGGCCGCGAGCGCGCACGACACCTTCTGGGACTTCGCCTCGCTGATGCCCGAGAGCACCCACATGCTGATGTGGGCGATGTCGGACCGCGCCATTCCGCGCAGCTTCCGGATGATGGAAGGCTTCGGCGTTCACACCTTCCGCTTCGTCAACCACCGCGGCGAGAGCCATTTCGTGAAGTTTCACTGGAAGCCCAAGCTCGGCATTCACGGCCTCGCGTGGGACGAAGCGCAGAAGATCGCGGGCAAGGACCCCGACTTCCACCGGCGCGACCTGTGGGAATCCATCGAGCACGGCGACTTTCCCGAGTGGGAGCTCGGCGTGCAGCTCATCGCGCAGGACAAGGCGAATTCGCTCGGCTTCGACCTGCTCGACCCGACCAAGCTGATTCCCGAAGAAATGGTGCCCGTGCAGCGCATCGGCCGGCTGGTGCTGAACCGCAACCCCGACAACTTCTTTGCCGAAACCGAGCAGGTGGCCTTCCACCCGGGGCACGTGGTGCCCGGCATCGACTTCAGCAACGACCCGCTGCTGCAAGGGCGCCTGTTCTCCTACACCGACACCCAGATCTCGCGGCTCGGGGGCGCCAACTTTCACGAGCTCCCCATCAACAAGAGCGTGTGCCCGTTCCATAACTTCCAGCGCGACGGCATGCACCGCCAGACCATCGCGCGCGGCCAGGTGGCCTACGAGCCCAACTCGCTGGGCGACGGCAAGGAGTTCCGCGTCGACGGCGGCAGCGTCGGCTTCCAGTCGTATCCCGACGAGCTGGAGTCGCCCAAGGTGCGCCGGCGCAGCCCGTCGTTCGACGACCACTTCACGCAGGCGCGCCTGTTCTTCAACAGCCAGAGCGCGGCCGAGAAGGAGCACATCGTCGCGGGCTTCCGCTTCGAACTCTCCAAGGTGGATGTGCCGGCGATTCGCCAGCGCATGGTCGACAACCTCGCGCACGTCGACGAGAAGCTCGCACGCCGCGTGGCGGAGCCGCTCGGCATCGGTGCGCCCGACGCCAAGGCGGCTGCGGGCCGCGCGGGCTATCGCGAACACCGCATGACGCTGCCGATCGAGGAGTCCCCGGCGCTCAGCATGGCCGACACCGGCGACGGCTCGATCCGCACGCGCAAGATCGCGATCCTCGTGGCCGACGGCATCGACTCGGCCTCGCTCAAGCCGATTCGCGATGCGCTCGAGCAGGCCGGCGGGCGCTGCAAGGTGGTCGGCCCGCGCCTGGGCACCATCGCCAGCGCTTCCAAGCGGCAGATCGACATCGACATGACCTTCACCAACGCGCCGTCGGTGATGTTCGACGCCGTGCTCGTGCCCGGCGGCAGCCTGGGCGCGGCGGCGCTCGCAGGCACGGGCGATGCCGTGCACTTCGTGCTCGAGGCCTACAAGCACTGCAAGGCCATTTGCACGGTGGGCGAGGGCGCGCAGCTGCTGTCGAAACTCGGCATCGCCGCGGACGCCCAACCTGGCGACCTGCCGCCCGGCGTGGTGGTGGCGGCCACACCGGTGACCAACCTCGGCGACACCACGGCGGCCACCCAGATCGCGCAGGACTTCATTGCCGCCATTGCCAAGCACCGCCATTGGGAGCGGACCGACATCGATTCGGTCCCCGCTTGA